The following nucleotide sequence is from Candidatus Woesearchaeota archaeon.
AATACTCGCCAGGTTTATCAAAAGTGTAAGTAAATTGATCTCCCCTATTCATAACATTACTTTCAAAGAGTTCCTCAGAAACAATTTTATGAGCAACATTATCATTATGTTTCCATGCTACTGTTTCACCTGCACCAATAGTAATCTCACTAGGCTCAAAGACAAAGTGATTGATCATTACTACATTATTATTACCTTCTGGATTTTCAGCTGGAGCAGAAGTACTAGGCGATGCAATCGGCT
It contains:
- a CDS encoding cupredoxin domain-containing protein, producing MMKNNIISTIVLMIIALLIVGCNQQNTTQPIASPSTSAPAENPEGNNNVVMINHFVFEPSEITIGAGETVAWKHNDNVAHKIVSEELFESNVMNRGDQFTYTFDKPGEYSYYCSIHPSMTGKIIVK